In a genomic window of Vigna angularis cultivar LongXiaoDou No.4 chromosome 6, ASM1680809v1, whole genome shotgun sequence:
- the LOC108341761 gene encoding 50S ribosomal protein L34, chloroplastic, whose protein sequence is MASLSLCIATKGPNPSASLILTAPKPSSLSLNVGRSSFFNVRSPLLHSSFLSSPSHLSSPSSFTGLSLGLELTSNVGARRGKSGGLVVRAGKAALCQTKRNRSRKSLARTHGFRKRMSTPGGRAILRRRRAKGRKVLCTKSHPNSGK, encoded by the exons ATGGCTTCCTTATCACTTTGCATAGCCACGAAAGGGCCCAATCCCTCAGCTTCTCTCATTCTCACTGCCCCAAAACCATCTTCACTGTCTCTCAACGTTGGCCGCAGCAGTTTCTTCAACGTTCGCTCTCCTCTCCTCCATTCTTCCTTCCTCTCCTCTCCTTCCCACCTCTCTTCCCCTTCCTCCTTTACAG GGTTGTCACTTGGATTGGAGTTGACATCTAATGTTGGGGCGAGAAGAGGAAAAAGTGGTGGGTTGGTTGTGAGGGCAGGCAAGGCTGCTCTTTGTCAGACAAAGAGAAACAGATCAAGAAAATCATTGGCACGCACTCATGGTTTCCGCAAACGAATGAGCACACCAGGTGGAAGAGCTATTTTAAGACGACGACGTGCCAAGGGACGGAAAGTTCTTTGCACCAAGTCCCACCCAAATAGTGGAAAGTAG